Proteins encoded within one genomic window of Psilocybe cubensis strain MGC-MH-2018 chromosome 2, whole genome shotgun sequence:
- a CDS encoding Neutrophil cytosol factor 2 — MSLKAELETWAAALKAYDEEDFEKSLELFMQIADSSKILTNMGLIYATLGEHEAAVERFIEATNLDQYLAVAYFQCGVSNFLLGRYELATKDFEEALLYLRGNQAINYEQLGLKFRLFSAEVLFNKGLSQIYMGRTQDGLADMEEARKDKATEEHNVIDDAIQDRGEGYTVFSIPVGVLYRPSEKKLKNSVTRDYMGKAKLVASSDASDIVTEFSGSARLKAGISPAGLYLDRPDLLNTPSASSNLLRSATVPPVMPAMKAAEGPRSAGVERSKTTPGPQLGRETSLRQQSPREAPSPAAGVARSNTQITPARPSPNAAIGGPVRGLSVRRGGASPANPNGNSPAIPAKDGNPRMTEFYDEYIDAYGGDDNAPPVPNQAGGADRVGAWARSNANPNYIPNSQSLNAPLGRTGSRSAPGSQYAPSSYGGTGSIRRKNTRRNPRAPSRIQSTYEEEEEGYVSGEYDDGPFELILIRVKLHYQDDIRGMTLSPELSFSEFMDKVTGKFGKSPNSLGLKFKDEDGGKVTLRDESDYELAIETARESSKGKSEGKLEIWCTDVYCFARHRSLLFDEFSTVLFDNVRRLIGVLTLQPLPSLPAAMGLSGRKVKQRIPNDPRNLTWADDAARFGSNYLSKFGWDSSKGLGAGGDGMKSHIKVSHKLDMLGIGANHAKDPNGIAWKQNKDFENLLRRLNENLDVEQAGVREERVDVKSDKIDEDAPMEGEKKKKRKHKRGEDEEDYQRIKKKKSQETNDEESSQPVDSMVANSVEVVEEVIVEVQKKPIVPRHRAHRARAIAAKNISSKSAAHISEILGVAPNPTTTIEGNTQGKLTSVEETDALGVDKITTSTKSVADYFKDKLLARSSQSTSATPPLSNGIKDESDYFGTPRMGLGASRFQMEVHSEVKVEEATQRMGLSKFSSLMSSSFLASASSFSSFVPPKIKEDEGTGHISEVESDSEPSNQKGIEVKKSKKRSKGVSEEQQEKKKEKKKKKKDAKGKNKEVLTDETAIAGEDQDDGELERKKSRKPASFEEVSERHKLEGRNESSFPTKEKRKSKKDKVDEDGKKSRKDKKNHKYSIEES; from the exons ATGTCTCTCAAAGCTGAACTCGAAACTTGGGCCGCTGCACTGAAAGcttatgatgaagaggatttCGAGAAATCTCTCGAACTCTTTATG CAAATCGCGGATTCCTCCAAGATCCTGACAAATATGGGCCTTATCTATGCGACCCTTGGTGAACATGAAGCTGCAGTGGAGCGCTTCATCGAGGCAACGAATTTGGATCAATACTTGGCTGTTGC TTACTTTCAGTGCGGGGTTTCCAACTTTTTACTCGGACGTTACGAACTCGCCACCAAGGACTTTGAGGAAGCGCTACTGTATCTTCGAGGCAATCAAGCCAT TAATTATGAGCAGTTAGGCCTCAAATTCCGTCTCTTCTCCGCTGAGGTCCTCTTTAACAAGGGCCTTTCTCAAATATATATGGGTCGCACTCAGGATGGTCTTGCAGACATGGAAGAGGCGAGGAAAGACAAGGCCACCGAGGAGCATAATGTCATTGACGACGCTATCCAAGACCGCGGAGAAGGTTACACTGTTTTTAGCATC CCCGTCGGAGTCCTATACCGCCCATCGGAAAAGAAACTCAAGAATTCAGTTACCAGAGATTACATGGGGAAGGCC AAACTTGTTGCATCGAGCGATGCGAGCGATATTGTTACAGAGTTTTCTGGATCTGCCCGTCTGAAAGCAGGAATTTCCCCAGCAGGGTTATACTTGGACAGACCGGATCTGTTGAACACACCATCAGCAAGTAGCAATTTGCTCCGCAGTGCTACTGTGCCTCCAGTGATGCCTGCGATGA AAGCTGCAGAAGGTCCAAGGTCTGCCGGGGTTGAGCGATCCAAAACCACACCGGGGCCCCAGTTAGGTAGAGAAACTAGCTTGCGTCAACAGTCGCCCCGAGAAGCGCCATCACCGGCCGCTGGGGTTGCTAGGAGTAATACCCAGATTACCCCGGCTCGCCCTTCGCCAAATGCGGCCATCGGAGGCCCCGTTCGTGGCCTGAGTGTTCGCAGAGGAGGCGCTTCTCCGGCCAATCCTAACGGGAACTCACCTGCCATTCCTGCTAAAG ATGGAAATCCTCGCATGACCGAATTCTATGACGAGTATATCGATGCGTATGGGGGAGATGATAATGCCCCACCTGTCCCAAACCAAGCAGGAGGTGCAGACAGGGTTGGTGCTTGGGCGCGTTCTAATGCAAACCCCAACTATATACCTAATTCGCAGTCGTTGAATGCACCTTTGGGACGTACTGGATCACGAAGTGCTCCCGGTAGTCAGTATGCACCGTCCTCTTATGGTGGTACTGGATCCATTCGACGAAAGAACACCAGACGGAACCCACGCGCCCCAAGTCGCATTCAGAGTACatatgaggaggaggaggaaggctATGTCAGCGGAGAATATGACGACGGACCTTTTGAGCTTATACTCATTCGCGTTAAG TTGCACTACCAGGACGATATTCGAGGCATGACGCTGTCCCCTGAACTCTCATTTTCTGAGTTCATGGATAAAGTGACTGGCAAATTTGGAAAGAGTCCTAACTCTCTCGGCCTGAAGTTCAAGGACGAAGACGGTGGGAAGGTCACCCTTCGCGATGAATCTGACTATGAGCTGGCCATTGAAACAGCCCGCGAAAGTTCTAAGGGCAAGTCAGAGGGCAAACTGGAAATCTGGTGCACAGATGTCTA CTGTTTTGCTAGACATCGATCTTTGCTATTT GACGAATTCTCCACTGTCTTGTTTGATAAC GTACGGAGACTAATTGGAGTACTCACTCTCCAACcccttccttctcttcctgcCGCCATGGGTCTCTCTGGTAGAAAAGTCAAGCAGCGAATTCCCAACGATCCTCGAAATCTGACTTGGGCCGATG ACGCTGCTAGATTTGGTTCAAACTACCTGTCGAAGTTCGGGTGGGACTCCTCGAAAGGTCTGGGTGCTGGTGGTGATGGAATGAAATCCCACATTAAAGTTTCACATAAACTCGACATGCTGGGGATAGGCGCCAACCATGCCAAAGATCCCAATGGTATCGCATGGAAACAAAACAAGGACTTCGAGAACTTGTTGAGGCGTTTAAATGAGAACCTTGACGTGGAGCAGGCCGGGGTTCGAGAGGAAAGGGTCGACGTGAAGAGTGACAAAATTGATGAGGATGCACCAATGGAGGgcgagaagaaaaagaaaagaaaacataaaaggggtgaagatgaggaagattATCAACGcatcaaaaagaagaaaagccaAGAGACTAATGATGAAGAGAGCAGTCAGCCGGTCGACTCTATGGTTGCGAACTCTGTAGAAGTCGTTGAGGAGGTCATTGTAGAGGTCCAAAAGAAGCCAATTGTTCCTCGCCACAGAGC GCATCGTGCGCGTGCCATTGCCGCGAAAAATATCTCATCCAAGTCCGCTGCTCACATTTCAGAGATCTTGGGTGTTGCACCCAATCCTACTACTACCATAGAAGGAAACACCCAAGGTAAACTCACTTCCGTCGAGGAAACCGATGCGCTAGGAGTGGACAAGATTACAACGTCCACGAAAAGTGTAGCCGATTACTTCAAGGACAAACTGCTTGCGCGCTCTTCTCAATCCACGTCGGCCACACCACCTTTGTCTAATGGCATCAAGGATGAAAGTGATTATTTTGGTACTCCTCGGATGGGGCTCGGTGCCTCTCGATTTCAGATGGAAGTTCATTCTGAAGTCAAAGTAGAGGAGGCCACACAACGAATGGGTTTGTCGAAATTTTCTTCACTCAtgtcctcttcttttctcgcCTCTGCTTCATCCTTTTCGTCCTTTGTTCCACCGAAAATCaaggaggatgaaggtacCGGCCATATTTCCGAAGTAGAGTCGGATTCGGAACCCTCGAATCAGAAGGGAATAGAGGTTAAAAAGTCTAAGAAGCGATCGAAAGGTGTCTCTGAAGagcaacaagaaaagaagaaggaaaagaaaaagaaaaagaaagacgcTAAAGGGAAGAATAAAGAGGTGTTGACTGATGAAACTGCGATTGCAGGTGAAGATCAGGACGATGGCGAGTTAGAGAGGAAGAAGTCTAGAAAACCTGCCAGCTTTGAGGAGGTGTCTGAGAGACACAAACTCGAAGGCCGCAATGAATCAAGCTTTCCCACAAAAGAGAAACGGAAAAGCAAGAAGGACAAGGTGGACGAGGATGGTAAAAAATCGCGGAAAGATAAGAAAAACCATAAATATTCAATTGAGGAATCATAG
- a CDS encoding putative lipase C16A3.12c: protein MVPLLGRLSFRDYGALIFGFLFLALESLLHIIIVCLPKPVINWFYRRSRALFNRLSERRKHRSEEKKAGDRILNARDFGELCSIYGYIHEEHVVLTKDGYLLGLHRLPSKMGQKKTNPGSSTGKPVVYLHHGLLMNSEVWVCLTDAERALPFVLAELGYDVWLGNNRGNKYSKKSLHHGPNTAKFWDFSIDDFAWHDIPDSINHILEVTKAEKLSYIGFSQGTAQAFAALSIHPGLNEKVNVFIALAPAMSPPGLSAPIVDGLMKASPTLLFLFFGRKSILSSATMWQSILYPPIFASMIDRSLIWLFNWYSHNISTEQKIAAYAHLYSFASVKSVVHWFQIMRNGCFQMYDDDVLSPVVRTSVSSYRPARFPTRNIVTPIVLLYGDCDSLVHIETMLAQLPDHTVAKALHTYEHLDVLWGKNVHKDVIPEVIEALKYYQCNKGRDDAVVDSKPPWTEIVSDMD from the exons ATGGTGCCATTACTCGGCCGTCTTTCTTTTCGCGACTACGGGGCACtcatttttgggtttttgtttcttgctcTCGAATCTCTTCtacacatcatcatcgtctgtCTGCCAAAGCCTGTCATCAATTGGTTCTACAGGCGATCTAGAGCTCTGTTTAACCGTCTGTCCGAGCGGCGAAAACATCGTtcagaggagaagaaagctGGAGATCGCATTCTTAATGCTAGAGACTTCGGCGAGCTTTGTAGTATCTATGGATACATCCACGAGGAGCATGTTGTTTTGACCAAGGATGGCTATTTGTTAGGTTTGCACCGTCTGCCCTCGAAGATGGGTCAGAAGAAAACAAATCCAGGCAGCAGTACAGGGAAACCTGTGGTGTATTTGCACCATGGGCTTCTCATGAACAGTGAGGTTTGGGTTTGCTTGACAGACGCAGAGCGTGCGCTGCCCTTTGTCCTTGCTGAACTAGGATATGATGTTTGGCTTGGAAATAATAG GGGAAACAAGTATTCTAAGAAGTCGCTGCACCATGGGCCTAACACAGCCAAATTCTGGGACTTTAG tataGATGATTTCGCATGGCACGATATCCCCGATTCTATCAATCACATTCTGGAGGTTACCAAGGCCGAAAAATTGAGTTACATTGGTTTCAGTCAAGGAACTGCTCAGGCGTTTGCCGCCCTCAGTATACATCCTGGCCTCAATGAGAAGGTCAATGTTTTTATTGCCTTGGCTCCCGCTATGAGTCCTCCGGGTCTCTCTGCTCCTATTGTTGATGGGCTTATGAAGGCTTC ACCAACATTActatttctcttttttggtcGCAAATCCATCCTATCCTCTGCGACGATGTGGCAATCCATTTTATATCCGCCTATTTTTGCCAGTATGATCGACCGTTCTTTAATTTGGCTTTTCAATTGGTATAGCCATAATATATCCACGGAACAGAAGATCGCAGCATACGCCCATTTGTATTCCTTCGCCTCCGTCAAATCTGTGGTGCACTGGTTCCAGATCATGCGGAATGGTTGCTTTCAGATGTACGATGACGATGTCTTGTCTCCTGTTGTTAGAACATCTGTCAGCTCTTACCGGCCGGCTCGTTTCCCTACGCGCAATATTGTAACCCCCATTGTCCTTCTCTATGGAGACTGCGACAGTCTTGTGCACATAGAGACGATGCTGGCTCAATTGCCTGACCACACTGTGGCTAAAGCGCTGCACACATACGAGCATTTGGATGTTTTATGGGGAAAGAACGTACACAAAGATGTTATCCCAGAGGTTATCGAAGCACTAAAATATTATCAATGTAATAAGGGTCGAGATGACGCGGTGGTTGACAGCAAACCCCCTTGGACAGAAATAGTTAGCGATATGGATTAA